The following are encoded in a window of Brevibacillus sp. DP1.3A genomic DNA:
- a CDS encoding glycosyltransferase family 8 protein — MGTIHIVTAVNDGFAIHLAVMLYSLFENKVSKNPVIVHVIDSQVSGENKSILTKTVKRFHAQIKYVTIDPTLYDGFLVRDHLTQETYHRISIPDLLDKEVEKVIYLDSDIVIKEDITPLWNTNIDHYLLAAVKDSWQGVNKLRHVDLSIPDDCDYFNAGVLVMNLKKWREHNITNKILNYMKKNQSLIRYPSQDPMNAILHDNWLQLDTKWNYQSKHLYKSNLRIDPAIIHYTGEDSKPWLSKKHPLREEYFKYLKKVQKLNSL, encoded by the coding sequence GTGGGCACGATTCATATTGTAACAGCCGTTAATGATGGTTTTGCTATACATCTCGCAGTCATGTTATATTCCCTTTTTGAAAATAAGGTTTCTAAAAACCCAGTCATCGTTCACGTTATTGACAGTCAAGTCTCTGGGGAAAATAAATCCATCTTAACGAAAACTGTGAAACGATTCCATGCTCAAATCAAATATGTAACGATTGATCCGACCCTATATGATGGATTCCTCGTCCGTGATCATCTTACGCAGGAAACCTATCATCGAATTTCGATTCCAGACCTCTTGGACAAAGAGGTTGAAAAAGTAATTTATTTGGACAGTGATATCGTTATTAAAGAAGACATCACTCCATTATGGAACACCAATATTGATCATTACTTACTTGCAGCTGTGAAGGATTCTTGGCAAGGGGTAAACAAATTAAGACATGTCGACCTGTCTATTCCGGATGACTGTGATTACTTTAATGCGGGAGTATTAGTCATGAATTTGAAAAAATGGAGAGAGCATAACATCACAAACAAGATTTTGAATTACATGAAAAAGAACCAGAGTCTTATTCGTTATCCCAGTCAAGATCCGATGAATGCGATTCTTCATGATAATTGGCTTCAACTCGATACGAAGTGGAATTATCAGTCCAAGCATCTTTATAAAAGCAACCTGCGAATAGATCCGGCCATTATTCACTACACAGGGGAAGATAGTAAACCGTGGTTGAGTAAAAAGCATCCGCTTCGAGAGGAATATTTTAAATATCTCAAAAAAGTACAGAAGTTGAACTCCTTGTAG
- a CDS encoding acetate uptake transporter — protein MNNQQHTNVKIVTADPSAIGLFGLAIVTFVASSQKLGLTEGLGLVIPWAIFLGAFAQLYASILDAKHNNTFGTTAFGAYAFFWFATASSWLVKLGVFGETLAANADGAQLGFAFAGYLIFSILLTIGSMETHKVLFFIFVLIDVLFVGLTFDAFGIASGVFKPIAAYAEMGIALLSFYGAGAAVLNNHFGKVFLPVGRPFGIFKERS, from the coding sequence ATGAACAATCAACAACATACCAACGTCAAAATCGTCACTGCCGATCCTAGCGCGATCGGTTTGTTCGGACTGGCTATCGTTACGTTCGTAGCTTCTTCGCAAAAGCTTGGACTGACAGAGGGTCTTGGACTCGTGATCCCTTGGGCAATCTTCCTCGGTGCATTTGCCCAACTTTACGCATCTATTCTCGATGCGAAGCACAACAACACATTCGGGACGACCGCTTTTGGAGCGTATGCGTTCTTCTGGTTCGCGACCGCAAGTAGCTGGCTTGTCAAGCTCGGCGTATTCGGTGAGACACTCGCTGCAAATGCTGACGGCGCACAACTCGGCTTTGCCTTCGCGGGATATCTCATCTTCTCCATTCTTTTGACGATTGGATCGATGGAGACTCATAAAGTATTGTTCTTTATCTTCGTACTGATCGACGTCCTGTTCGTGGGTCTGACTTTTGATGCTTTCGGGATTGCTTCTGGCGTATTCAAACCAATTGCTGCTTATGCTGAGATGGGTATCGCTCTTCTCTCCTTCTACGGTGCAGGGGCAGCGGTGCTAAATAATCACTTCGGCAAAGTATTCCTTCCTGTCGGTCGTCCGTTTGGGATTTTTAAGGAACGTTCTTAG
- a CDS encoding immunity 53 family protein yields the protein MELIKWLENYYSSNCDGDWEHGYGITICTIDNPGWSIKVNLQDTTLGNKRPFQNYVVERTENDWVHCRLRDGRFEAFGGPKNLNEILEFFKQWAES from the coding sequence ATGGAGTTGATAAAGTGGTTGGAGAATTATTACTCATCCAATTGTGATGGAGACTGGGAGCATGGTTATGGAATAACGATCTGTACTATTGATAATCCGGGGTGGTCAATAAAGGTTAATCTACAAGATACGACCCTGGGGAACAAGAGACCCTTTCAGAATTATGTTGTAGAAAGAACCGAGAATGACTGGGTACATTGCAGATTGAGAGACGGACGTTTTGAGGCATTTGGTGGTCCGAAAAACTTGAATGAAATACTTGAGTTTTTTAAGCAATGGGCAGAGAGCTAG
- a CDS encoding cell wall hydrolase translates to MAVVKARSSDIDMLARLLRAEAVGEGEMGMLLVGNVGINRIRANCSDFKGIRTIPQMINQPHAFEALQHGMYYQRSREKERRLARRAVNGERHWPGKFSLWYFRPGTAQNPLPCPPTWYNQPHVGRYKLHCFYEPTAKECENVYNTF, encoded by the coding sequence ATGGCAGTCGTAAAAGCCAGAAGCAGTGATATTGACATGTTGGCAAGGTTGCTTCGAGCTGAAGCGGTGGGTGAAGGCGAAATGGGCATGCTCCTTGTTGGAAACGTTGGAATTAACCGAATAAGAGCGAATTGCTCCGATTTTAAAGGAATACGGACCATTCCCCAAATGATCAACCAGCCGCATGCGTTTGAAGCTCTGCAACATGGTATGTACTACCAAAGGTCTAGAGAGAAAGAACGCCGTCTGGCACGACGGGCTGTGAATGGGGAGCGGCATTGGCCGGGCAAATTCTCCCTCTGGTATTTTCGTCCGGGAACGGCGCAAAATCCCCTGCCTTGTCCGCCGACCTGGTATAATCAGCCGCACGTAGGACGATACAAGCTTCATTGTTTTTATGAGCCGACCGCGAAAGAATGTGAAAATGTATATAATACTTTTTAA
- a CDS encoding transporter has protein sequence MAFRPPLGPPPGQPPGAQQVPEPLTPPPSFIPPQPAPFRIDPRAMEGCLFRFTYLWLVNGEQFWFFPVFIGSRSVAGFRWTGRSWRQTGFDLRLIIAFTCL, from the coding sequence ATGGCATTTAGACCACCTCTAGGGCCACCTCCGGGTCAGCCGCCAGGAGCACAACAAGTACCAGAGCCGTTAACTCCTCCCCCATCGTTCATCCCCCCACAACCCGCTCCCTTTAGAATTGATCCAAGAGCAATGGAAGGTTGTTTGTTCCGTTTTACGTATCTTTGGCTTGTAAATGGAGAGCAATTCTGGTTTTTCCCCGTTTTTATAGGTTCTAGGTCAGTTGCAGGCTTTAGATGGACGGGTAGGTCTTGGAGACAAACTGGATTTGATTTACGGTTAATTATTGCATTTACATGCTTGTAA
- a CDS encoding thiol-activated cytolysin family protein — protein MKIRNHTRILKLIASLSVIFATVNYPVISFAETDDSSLVSETSNADDINTGIADLDYDNDEVLAVSGDEIDSFVPKEGINPKGKFIVIERKKKSLATSPVDISIIDSMTNRTYPGALQLANQAFTENKPSVLLVPRKPLTISIDLPGLKKENSITVDNPTYGNVSGAVDELVSKWSDEYSATHTLPARLQYAESMVYSKSQIGSALNVNAKYLDSTLGIDFNAISSGEKKVMVAAYKQIFYTVSAELPNDPSDLFDDSVTFKDLKRKGVSDQSPPVMVSNVAYGRTIYVKLETTSKSKDVKAAFKALLQNTANVETSAEYKDIYEDSSFTAVVLGGDSQEHNKVVTKDFSEIRNIIKDNAEFSLKNPAYPISYTSVFLKDNAIAAVHNNTDYIETTATEYSKGKISLGHYGWYVAQFDVSWDEVSYDEDGEEVLTHKTWEGSNQDRTAPFNTVIPLPPNAKNIRIFAKECTGLAWEWWRTVIDEYNVPLSSEIKVEIGGTTLNPTGGITFN, from the coding sequence ATGAAGATTCGAAATCATACTAGAATTTTAAAATTAATCGCTAGTTTATCTGTTATTTTCGCTACTGTAAATTATCCAGTTATCTCTTTTGCCGAAACAGATGATTCTAGTTTAGTCAGTGAAACAAGCAACGCTGATGACATTAATACCGGTATAGCAGACTTAGACTATGATAATGACGAAGTTTTAGCAGTAAGTGGTGATGAGATAGATAGTTTTGTTCCAAAAGAAGGGATCAATCCAAAAGGTAAGTTTATTGTCATCGAACGTAAAAAGAAGTCACTTGCAACTTCTCCAGTCGATATTTCCATTATTGATTCTATGACTAATCGCACTTACCCAGGAGCATTACAACTTGCCAATCAAGCTTTTACAGAAAATAAACCTAGTGTATTACTGGTACCAAGAAAACCTTTGACTATTAGTATTGATTTACCAGGTTTGAAAAAGGAAAATTCAATTACTGTGGATAATCCAACATACGGTAATGTGTCTGGAGCTGTAGATGAGCTTGTATCTAAATGGAGCGATGAGTATTCAGCAACACATACTTTACCTGCGCGATTGCAGTATGCAGAATCAATGGTTTATAGCAAATCTCAAATTGGAAGTGCTCTGAATGTTAACGCTAAATATCTTGATTCTACATTAGGAATTGACTTTAATGCGATTTCTAGTGGAGAGAAAAAAGTGATGGTAGCGGCATATAAACAAATATTTTATACGGTAAGTGCGGAACTGCCTAACGATCCATCAGATCTTTTTGATGATAGTGTTACTTTTAAAGATTTAAAACGTAAAGGGGTAAGTGATCAATCCCCACCTGTTATGGTATCAAATGTAGCTTATGGTAGAACCATTTATGTGAAATTAGAAACAACCTCTAAGAGCAAAGACGTAAAAGCAGCATTTAAAGCCTTGCTTCAGAATACTGCCAATGTAGAAACGAGTGCCGAGTACAAGGATATTTATGAAGACAGTTCCTTTACTGCTGTAGTATTAGGCGGAGATTCACAAGAGCATAACAAGGTCGTTACAAAAGACTTTAGTGAAATCCGTAATATCATTAAAGATAATGCGGAATTTAGCCTAAAGAACCCAGCCTATCCAATTTCGTATACAAGTGTTTTCTTAAAAGATAATGCCATTGCTGCCGTTCATAACAATACAGATTATATTGAGACTACAGCTACAGAATATTCGAAAGGTAAAATATCGCTTGGTCATTATGGCTGGTATGTCGCTCAATTTGATGTATCCTGGGATGAAGTTTCCTATGATGAAGATGGTGAAGAAGTACTAACACATAAAACGTGGGAAGGCAGCAACCAAGACAGAACAGCTCCTTTCAATACAGTCATTCCTCTGCCACCTAATGCAAAAAACATAAGGATTTTTGCGAAAGAATGTACCGGCCTTGCTTGGGAATGGTGGAGAACCGTTATTGATGAATACAATGTTCCATTATCTAGTGAAATTAAAGTTGAAATTGGCGGAACGACATTAAACCCTACGGGTGGTATTACATTTAATTAG
- a CDS encoding tetratricopeptide repeat protein, whose product MKQSITHQWLIGSRRSDREKKYFEEQYSTCYVSNCHCNLRGPYTGTGDLLRQIIPEAYSKWPDLILSHGIEILSIAPELKAVIPVSVETLTSLAIPKERTRYYSKLRTLRMSNGLIDLLLALANRERMGKLTLVFENVQACDQLDAEFISTLLRRAKSDLIQVIVSSSEIAENEALKKALQTYTEPTTILSDIEQDMGIVNLSDEQRLELTKRYIFSDCTSDCEQELLAYEATPIEIRQSLHEERAESLIKEEQWSLHLGAIPFHLERGTSEKSASEALFKAVSYSINMGFYDATIDMSLRGRKLTNWSSEFDNSRYFTMKMATSLAALGETDDIPTLLGEVYANTDDFRVHMQISYGFSMYYTRHHREREHEKGKEWIQKAIDLAELIEDEKERAFQQVFNQNGLALVELHMDNPEEALRLVTEGWQRLNQALAPDEHMLHRSVLLHNKGLIYVALKRFEEAAETFSQVIQIDSNYPEYYFDRGNLYSRMGRLDEAIEDYNQAIKLSPPFPEVYFNRATAFNRLGDVEKAMADYDYLLDIDPENLDGLLNRATLLYQVEKFEMARKDAEFGLEIEPDHARLLCTLGLIEMSDGNNDQALKTFTAALNKDREMMAAWTNRAVLYYEMGEYDRAIADLTEAIALEKNATVLYNRAWVYEAQEEWQLSISDYTEALAFSDADEQDIYYRRGLCFIKMGDRELGREDWNKHLMFGESPHVNEMMQLLPSLFVSK is encoded by the coding sequence ATGAAACAATCGATTACACACCAATGGCTGATTGGATCTCGACGCAGCGACCGAGAAAAGAAGTACTTCGAAGAGCAATACTCCACATGTTATGTCAGCAATTGTCATTGCAATCTTAGAGGACCCTATACAGGTACTGGTGACCTTCTGCGCCAGATTATTCCAGAAGCTTATTCGAAATGGCCAGACCTGATTTTATCACACGGCATCGAGATCTTATCCATAGCACCAGAACTGAAAGCAGTCATTCCTGTTAGTGTAGAAACACTTACCTCTCTTGCTATTCCGAAAGAGAGAACACGTTATTATTCGAAATTGCGTACACTTCGCATGTCGAATGGTTTGATCGATCTTTTATTGGCATTAGCGAACCGGGAACGAATGGGAAAATTGACCCTGGTTTTTGAAAATGTGCAGGCCTGTGATCAACTTGATGCAGAATTTATAAGTACACTTCTGCGTCGTGCGAAGTCTGACCTGATTCAGGTGATCGTAAGTTCAAGTGAAATAGCGGAAAATGAAGCCCTGAAAAAGGCGTTACAAACGTATACGGAGCCTACTACTATTCTTTCTGACATCGAACAAGATATGGGGATAGTAAATCTATCTGACGAACAGCGACTTGAGCTAACGAAACGATACATATTTTCTGACTGCACATCAGATTGTGAGCAGGAATTGCTCGCCTATGAAGCAACTCCTATTGAAATTCGTCAGAGCCTTCACGAAGAGCGGGCAGAATCTCTTATAAAAGAAGAGCAGTGGTCACTGCACTTAGGCGCCATTCCGTTTCATCTGGAGCGCGGTACTTCTGAGAAATCAGCAAGCGAAGCGTTGTTTAAAGCAGTTAGTTATAGCATTAACATGGGTTTTTACGATGCGACTATCGATATGAGCCTACGTGGTCGGAAACTGACGAATTGGAGCAGCGAATTTGATAATAGCCGGTATTTTACAATGAAAATGGCTACGTCTCTGGCTGCATTGGGTGAAACTGATGATATACCGACGCTTTTAGGAGAAGTGTACGCAAACACTGATGATTTTAGAGTTCATATGCAAATTTCATATGGATTTTCGATGTACTATACGAGGCATCACCGAGAACGAGAACACGAGAAGGGGAAAGAATGGATACAAAAAGCCATTGATTTGGCAGAATTGATTGAAGATGAAAAAGAACGTGCATTTCAACAAGTATTTAACCAAAATGGATTGGCTTTAGTAGAGTTACATATGGATAATCCTGAAGAAGCGCTTCGATTGGTTACGGAAGGATGGCAAAGGTTAAATCAGGCTCTTGCTCCTGATGAACATATGTTGCATCGCTCGGTGTTGCTTCATAATAAAGGGCTGATTTACGTAGCTTTAAAAAGGTTTGAAGAAGCAGCTGAAACATTTAGCCAAGTGATACAGATTGATTCCAATTATCCAGAATATTACTTTGATCGTGGAAACCTTTATAGCCGAATGGGGCGACTGGATGAAGCCATTGAAGATTATAACCAAGCGATAAAGCTTAGTCCTCCGTTTCCAGAGGTTTATTTCAATCGAGCTACTGCCTTCAATCGTCTTGGAGATGTGGAGAAAGCAATGGCGGACTATGACTACTTGCTTGATATAGACCCCGAAAATCTTGATGGATTACTTAACAGAGCTACATTATTGTATCAAGTGGAGAAATTCGAAATGGCCCGAAAAGATGCTGAATTCGGTTTAGAAATAGAGCCTGATCATGCGCGGCTCCTATGTACACTAGGTTTAATTGAAATGTCGGATGGCAATAATGATCAAGCACTAAAAACGTTTACCGCTGCCCTCAACAAGGATAGGGAAATGATGGCCGCTTGGACAAATAGGGCTGTCCTGTACTATGAGATGGGGGAGTATGACAGGGCCATAGCTGATCTAACTGAAGCTATTGCACTAGAGAAAAATGCAACCGTCCTTTACAACCGTGCATGGGTCTATGAAGCACAGGAGGAGTGGCAATTATCCATTTCCGATTATACAGAGGCCTTAGCGTTTTCTGATGCAGACGAACAAGATATTTACTATCGGAGAGGTTTGTGTTTTATCAAAATGGGTGATAGGGAACTTGGCAGGGAAGATTGGAACAAGCATCTCATGTTTGGAGAATCACCGCATGTGAATGAAATGATGCAACTGTTACCCTCCCTGTTCGTTTCGAAATAA
- a CDS encoding SMI1/KNR4 family protein, with product MSNPFETLISKIRGSRTSVDGNVHIKNKEYQFTFYISNESITDTKEKLKSFELPEDYVSFFSHYKSATLFKSAKHNSGGYDVLSTKLVIGYWKAYSIDHPYYPIVWSDISNSCICVDQDRIHSGKGYLTWVGSILPDDTIDIDLTFTELLEQLIEHDGIEFWDQPIEEEE from the coding sequence GTGAGTAATCCTTTTGAAACCCTCATTAGTAAGATCAGGGGGAGTAGGACAAGTGTAGACGGGAACGTGCATATCAAAAACAAGGAGTATCAATTTACATTCTACATCTCGAACGAGTCTATCACAGATACAAAGGAGAAATTAAAATCGTTTGAGTTACCAGAGGATTACGTCAGTTTTTTTAGCCACTACAAAAGTGCAACACTATTCAAGAGCGCCAAGCATAACTCTGGGGGTTATGATGTGCTAAGTACCAAACTCGTCATTGGGTACTGGAAAGCCTACAGCATCGACCATCCTTACTATCCTATCGTTTGGAGCGATATCTCAAATAGCTGTATATGTGTGGATCAAGACAGAATACATAGTGGCAAAGGTTACCTCACATGGGTTGGATCGATACTACCAGACGATACTATCGACATAGACCTGACGTTCACAGAGTTGCTGGAACAACTTATTGAGCATGACGGAATTGAGTTTTGGGATCAACCCATTGAGGAGGAAGAGTAA
- a CDS encoding TIR domain-containing protein produces the protein MDGELYNLLISGDENAWEQDTKIMDLDRCIREYTEKDIVERYSKLGRTEIEEIKKIPCVFAYEDYCKKDACLGYITDILVRQAGVKITFQKVAVLPLESFHKLQFELDIKNWELNRTHWAIKKVDLYKELQLVGINLNNTKINQSVDITKHVFDVSFTFAGETRGLVQNIVNELEKIINKENIFYDNNYISQLARPSLDTLLQDIYRNRSKLIVAFLCEKYQEKEWCGLEFRAVREMIKEKETERIMFIRLDSGHVDGVFSTDGYIDGAKFAPQELAFFIKERLNFIK, from the coding sequence ATGGATGGCGAGTTATATAATCTTCTTATTTCAGGAGATGAAAATGCTTGGGAACAAGATACCAAGATAATGGATTTAGATCGCTGCATAAGGGAGTATACCGAAAAAGACATTGTTGAGAGGTACAGCAAATTAGGAAGGACAGAGATTGAAGAGATTAAAAAAATCCCGTGTGTGTTTGCATATGAAGACTACTGTAAAAAAGATGCTTGCCTTGGCTATATAACAGATATCTTAGTCAGACAAGCAGGGGTGAAGATAACTTTTCAGAAAGTAGCAGTACTTCCGCTTGAGTCTTTTCACAAACTGCAATTTGAATTAGATATCAAGAACTGGGAACTGAATAGAACTCATTGGGCAATAAAGAAAGTCGATTTATATAAGGAATTACAACTCGTCGGAATAAATCTTAATAACACCAAAATAAATCAATCAGTCGATATAACGAAACATGTGTTTGATGTATCTTTTACATTTGCGGGAGAAACTCGAGGTTTAGTACAGAATATTGTAAATGAACTTGAAAAGATAATCAATAAAGAAAATATATTTTATGATAATAACTATATTAGTCAATTAGCTAGACCATCACTGGATACGCTCTTACAAGATATCTACAGGAATCGTTCAAAACTCATCGTCGCTTTCTTATGTGAAAAGTATCAAGAGAAAGAGTGGTGTGGGCTTGAGTTTAGGGCAGTACGAGAGATGATCAAGGAAAAAGAAACAGAGAGAATCATGTTTATACGACTAGATTCAGGACATGTTGATGGAGTGTTTAGTACTGATGGTTACATCGATGGGGCTAAATTCGCTCCGCAAGAATTAGCCTTCTTCATAAAAGAGCGTTTGAATTTTATTAAGTGA